The following proteins are encoded in a genomic region of Triticum dicoccoides isolate Atlit2015 ecotype Zavitan chromosome 1B, WEW_v2.0, whole genome shotgun sequence:
- the LOC119350964 gene encoding S-type anion channel SLAH2-like — protein sequence MVGAGNHHDVLTEATAAGGGRMKEAAVAAAHGESTTCGDTPPLSVSINVPDSRSALHPSRLPRAKDAGVAPPSETPLSEVQQPQLHAQPSMVLRGGGEVPAVPRSDSTRERDRRFDQFKTFSGRLERQLSTLRGVPQDPPAPHLDDGASSNSDDDDVPTADRYFAALEGPELDTLRSTEVPALPKDETWPFLLRFPISAFGMCLGVNSQAMLWKTLESEPSMAFLHVHPTANYVFWWVSVALTVIVSVTYLLKVIFYFEAVRREFYHPVRVNFFFAPSIACLFLVKGEPHPVWEIHHVVYNLLMLPILCLGLKIYGQWMSSGERRLSKVANPSNHLAVVGNFVGALLGAKMGLRELPIFFFAVGLAHYAVLFVTLYQRLPTNVQLPKELHPVFFLFVAAPSVASMAWARISGEFNDGAKLLYFISLFLYMSLVVRINLFTGFRFSLAWWAYTFPMTSVALATALYASEVDNLLTRALAVGLAMIAVVTVTAVLATTLYHAFVCGDLFPNDVSIAITRRKPKFSKMLSQIRSSSSEVKDLVLSIPNFSSSSKHSSSNSRVSSSAGECPVMAHVHERVERAFDRRCTTDCMHTRLAYIDQ from the exons ATGGTGGGCGCCGGTAACCACCATGACGTTTTGACGGAGGCTACGGCTGCTGGTGGCGGCAGGATGAAGGAGGCGGCCGTGGCGGCGGCTCACGGTGAGTCGACGACGTGCGGGGACACGCCGCCGTTGTCTGTCTCCATCAACGTGCCGGACTCGCGGTCAGCGCTCCACCCCAGCAGATTGCCCCGTGCCAAGGACGCCGGCGTCGCACCACCAAGTGAGACACCACTAAGTGAGGTTCAGCAGCCGCAGCTCCACGCACAGCCGTCTATGGTGCTCAGAGGTGGCGGGGAGGTACCGGCGGTGCCGCGGAGCGACAGCACGCGGGAGCGTGACCGCCGGTTCGACCAGTTCAAGACCTTCTCTGGTCGCCTTGAGCGGCAGCTCTCCACCCTCCGAGGAGTGCCGCAGGATCCGCCGGCGCCTCACCTTGATGACGGCGCCTCGTCTAACTCTGATGACGATGACGTGCCCACAGCCGACCGCTACTTCGCCGCACTCGAGGGCCCCGAGCTTGACACCCTTCGA TCGACGGAGGTCCCGGCGCTTCCCAAGGACGAGACGTGGCCATTCCTTCTCCGGTTCCCGATCAGCGCGTTCGGGATGTGCCTCGGTGTGAACAGCCAGGCCATGTTGTGGAAGACGCTCGAGTCGGAGCCCTCCATGGCGTTCCTGCACGTGCACCCCACCGCCAACTACGTCTTCTGGTGGGTCTCCGTCGCCCTCACCGTCATCGTCTCCGTCACCTACCTCCTCAAGGTCATCTTCTACTTCGAGGCTGTCCGCCGTGAGTTCTACCATCCCGTGCGCGTCAACttcttcttcgcgccctcgatcgCTTGTCTCTTTCTCGTCAAGGGTGAGCCGCATCCAGTGTGGGAGATCCACCACGTCGTCTATAACCTCCTCATGTTACCCATCCTCTGCCTCGGCCTAAAGATCTACGGACAGTGGATGTCTAGTGGAGAGCGGcgcctctccaaagtggccaaccCGTCGAACCACCTTGCCGTTGTCGGCAACTTTGTCGGTGCACTGCTCGGCGCCAAGATGGGCCTCAGGGAGCTGCccatcttcttcttcgccgtcgggCTCGCGCACTACGCCGTGCTCTTCGTCACTCTCTACCAGAGGCTCCCCACCAACGTGCAGCTCCCCAAGGAGCTCCACCCAGTCTTCTTCCTCTTTGTCGCCGCGCCGAGCGTCGCGTCCATGGCCTGGGCCAGGATCTCTGGCGAGTTCAATGATGGCGCGAAGCTCCTTTACTTCATCTCTCTCTTCCTCTACATGTCGCTAGTAGTGCGCATCAACCTCTTCACGGGGTTTAGATTCTCGCTGGCCTGGTGGGCCTACACATTCCCGATGACAAGTGTGGCCCTAGCGACGGCGTTGTATGCATCAGAGGTGGACAACCTATTGACGCGGGCACTGGCGGTGGGGCTGGCAATGATCGCTGTCGTGACCGTGACCGCCGTGCTGGCCACGACCTTGTACCATGCCTTCGTGTGTGGAGACCTCTTCCCCAACGATGTCTCCATCGCCATCACGAGGAGGAAGCCCAAGTTCAGCAAGATGCTCTCGCAAATTCGGTCGTCCAGCTCAGAAGTCAAGGATCTCGTCCTCTCCATCCCCAATTTCAGTTCCAGCTCCAAGCACTCCAGCTCCAACTCCAGGGTGAGCAGCAGCGCCGGTGAGTGTCCGGTGATGGCGCACGTGCACGAAAGAGTAGAGCGGGCGTTTGATCGTCGGTGCACAACAGATTGCATGCACACACGTCTAGCTTATATTGACCAGTAG